In Oryza sativa Japonica Group chromosome 3, ASM3414082v1, one DNA window encodes the following:
- the LOC107280262 gene encoding probably inactive leucine-rich repeat receptor-like protein kinase At3g28040, protein MHRVCYGRSLGHNSLTGPILVGISELNKLEILRLEYNNLSGIESLLAVNVSHNRLVGRLPASGVFQSLDASALEGNLGIYPAQHIGAAEGQRRRDDSGERAGEHRVKLDQVQQACHGQYGDVWAGEQPPPFRGLRGRRDALLSKATEIGRGVFGTVYHASVGEGRVHYNVKPSNILLDEQCNPMIGDFWLARLLPKLDKHVMSSRFQDGMGNVAAELACQSLRINEKCDIYGVFGVLILELVTGRKAGGERDKGERQREEGGRREG, encoded by the coding sequence ATGCATCGGGTTTGCTATGGCAGGAGCTTGGGGCACAACAGCTTGACAGGGCCGATACTGGTGGGCATCTCGGAGCTGAATAAGCTGGAGATTCTGAGGCTAGAGTACAACAACCTGAGCGGGATCGAGAGCCTCCTGGCGGTGAACGTCTCGCACAACCGCCTCGTCGGCCGGCTGCCGGCGTCGGGCGTGTTCCAGAGCCTCGACGCGAGCGCGCTCGAGGGCAACCTCGGCATCTACCCTGCTCAACatatcggcgcggcggagggccAGCGACGGCGGGACGACTCCGGagaaagagctggagagcatcGTGTCAAGCTCGACCAAGTCCAGCAAGCTTGCCACGGGCAATATGGTGACGTTTGGGCCGGGGAACAGCCTCCTCCGTTCCGAGGACTTCGTGGGCGGCGCGACGCGCTGTTGAGCAAGGCGACGGAGATCGGCCGCGGCGTGTTCGGGACGGTGTACCACGCGTCGGTCGGCGAGGGCAGGGTGCACTACAACGTGAAGCCGAGCAACATCCTGCTCGACGAGCAGTGCAACCCGATGATTGGCGACTTCTGGCTGGCGCGACTGCTGCCGAAGCTGGACAAGCACGTGATGAGCAGCCGGTTCCAGGACGGTATGGGGAATGTGGCGGCGGAGCTGGCGTGCCAGAGCCTTCGGATCAATGAGAAGTGCGACATCTACGGCGTCTTCGGCGTGCTCATCCTGGAGCTCGTCACGGGGCGGAAggccggaggagagagagataagggagagagacagagggaggaaggaggaagaagggaaggataG
- the LOC136355800 gene encoding probably inactive leucine-rich repeat receptor-like protein kinase At3g28040 translates to MSSNVLSGVVPLGSTKLAETLQWLDLSVNQLTGGIPAEMALFMNLRYLNLYRNDLRTQLPPELGLLHNLTVLDLHSSGLYGTMPSDLCEAGNLAVLQLDCN, encoded by the coding sequence ATGTCGTCGAACGTGCTCTCTGGCGTCGTGCCGTTGGGCTCGACGAAGCTGGCGGAGACCCTGCAATGGCTCGACCTCTCCGTCAACCAGCTCACCGGAGGCATCCCGGCGGAAATGGCGCTCTTCATGAACCTCCGCTACCTCAACCTGTACCGCAACGACCTCCGCACCCAGCTACCGCCGGAGCTCGGCCTGCTCCACAACCTCACCGTGCTCGACCTCCACAGCAGCGGCTTGTACGGGACAATGCCGAGCGACCTGTGCGAGGCCGGCAACCTCGCCGTGCTCCAGCTCGACTGCAACTga